From a single Halogeometricum sp. S3BR5-2 genomic region:
- a CDS encoding sulfurtransferase — protein sequence MSSTAHDSDAIVSPEWVEDHLEEFGSDDPDYRLVEADIDYDESYAESHIPNAVGFRWGSHLQDSVQRDILHKEEFAEIMGEAGITEDTTVVLYGDESNQWAAYTYWQFKYYGHDDVKLLDGGRPYWMDNDFPTSEEEPDYPEQNYDASGPFDGLRIYREGVDDALELDVPLVDVRSGEEYRGEKIAPEGSPETAQRAGHIPGAENITWSENLADDGRFKDPEELREMYAEHGIEGDSQVVTYCRIGERSSITWFSLHELLGWEDVRNYDGSWTEWGNLIRSPIEVETDDPASRASKG from the coding sequence ATGAGTTCCACCGCGCACGATAGCGACGCCATCGTCTCGCCGGAGTGGGTCGAAGACCACCTCGAGGAGTTCGGGAGCGACGACCCCGACTACCGCCTCGTGGAGGCCGACATCGACTACGACGAGTCCTACGCGGAGTCGCACATCCCCAACGCCGTCGGCTTCCGCTGGGGGTCGCACCTCCAGGACTCCGTCCAGCGCGACATCCTCCACAAGGAGGAGTTCGCGGAGATAATGGGCGAGGCCGGAATCACGGAGGACACCACCGTCGTCCTGTACGGCGACGAGTCGAACCAGTGGGCCGCCTACACCTACTGGCAGTTCAAGTACTACGGCCACGACGACGTGAAACTGCTCGACGGGGGTCGACCCTACTGGATGGACAACGACTTCCCGACCAGCGAGGAGGAACCCGACTACCCCGAGCAGAACTACGACGCCAGCGGCCCGTTCGACGGCCTCCGCATCTACCGCGAGGGCGTCGACGACGCCCTCGAACTCGACGTCCCCCTCGTCGACGTGCGGAGCGGCGAGGAGTACCGCGGCGAGAAGATAGCGCCCGAGGGGAGCCCCGAGACGGCCCAACGCGCGGGCCACATCCCCGGCGCGGAGAACATCACGTGGAGCGAGAACCTCGCTGACGACGGCCGGTTCAAGGACCCCGAGGAACTCCGCGAGATGTACGCCGAACACGGCATCGAGGGCGACAGTCAGGTCGTGACGTACTGCCGCATCGGCGAGCGTTCGTCCATCACGTGGTTCTCCCTGCACGAACTGCTGGGCTGGGAGGACGTGCGCAACTACGACGGGTCGTGGACCGAGTGGGGCAACCTCATCCGCTCGCCCATCGAAGTCGAGACGGACGACCCGGCGTCGCGCGCGAGCAAAGGGTAA
- a CDS encoding DUF6684 family protein — protein MSPSLRSVAGFDYETLLDITVNLVPMGILLFFVGVNLVFNPYPYDPFAMNLTHALTLIPFVFLGLLTIVSARVISASGDESGDNEAVPESDKL, from the coding sequence ATGAGTCCGTCGCTCAGGTCCGTCGCCGGGTTCGACTACGAGACGCTCCTCGACATCACGGTCAACCTCGTGCCGATGGGCATCCTCCTCTTCTTCGTCGGCGTGAATCTCGTGTTCAACCCGTACCCCTACGACCCGTTCGCGATGAACCTCACGCACGCCCTCACGCTCATCCCGTTCGTGTTCCTCGGACTGCTGACCATCGTCTCTGCGAGGGTCATCTCCGCCAGCGGGGACGAGTCGGGAGACAACGAGGCGGTGCCCGAGTCCGACAAACTGTAG